One part of the Anopheles merus strain MAF chromosome 3L, AmerM5.1, whole genome shotgun sequence genome encodes these proteins:
- the LOC121598560 gene encoding signal peptidase complex subunit 2 translates to MSNKNKKQSETVAAKEEEVVQINKWDGTAVKHALDDSVKNALMEHSNMKEHFAIIDGRLFICAQAVAIALVALGYDYQYSFPASKPVLIVCVLCYFFLMGVLTVYTTYVEKGIFVVGNQKDASGAVKRWQASSDMKKYDDKYELTVQLKDSRGIREATVTKSVANFIDVNGLVLEDLVASEVNRIVNSLNADRKDK, encoded by the exons ATGTccaacaagaacaagaaacaATCGGAAACGGTCGCTGCCAAGGAGGAAGAG GTGGTCCAGATAAACAAATGGGACGGAACAGCGGTGAAGCACGCGCTGGATGATTCGGTGAAGAATGCGCTGATGGAGCACAGCAACATGAAGGAGCACTTCGCCATCATCGACGGGCGGCTGTTCATCTGTGCGCAGGCCGTTGCAATTGCACTGGTTGCGCTCGGGTACGACTATCAGTATTCGTTTCCCGCCTCGAAGCCGGTGCTGATCGTGTGCGTGCTGTGCTACTTCTTCCTGATGGGCGTGCTGACCGTCTACACGACGTACGTGGAGAAGGGCATCTTTGTCGTGGGCAACCAGAAGGATGCCAGCGGTGCCGTGAAACGATGGCAGGCAAGTTCCGACATGAAGAAGTACGACGACAAGTACGAGCTGACGGTGCAGCTGAAGGATTCGCGCGGCATTCGGGAAGCAACGGTCACCAAATCGGTCGCCAACTTTATCGACGTGAATGGGCTCGTGCTGGAAGATCTGGTCGCCAGCGAGGTGAACCGTATTGTGAACTCTCTGAACGCAGACCGCAAGGATAAGTAG